Part of the Ruegeria sp. AD91A genome, GCCAGGGTTGGATCGGGTTTGCCGACATAACGAAATCCAGCATCTGTTCCAAGGTCTCCGACCTCGTGCGCGACGCACAGGACGAAGCGGTGTCCTTGATCCGGAAAGGACTGAAGGCATAGTTGCTCCGACAAGCTCAGATCGGATCCCAACCAGAAACTGACAATGGTCGGAGACCTGTTCGTCATCTCAGTTTCACACCCGCCACGAGTTCCTGAACAGCATCAGGACCATCGGCAATCGTCATTTGGAAGCCAATAAAAACGGCCGCCGGAATGTCCGGAGGCCGCCCAATACAATCAGAAGAGACCGCAATCAGTTTGCTGCGATCAGGCCCATGCTTTCCAGTTTCAGCAGAACTTGATGGGCGCAGTTGTCGACCTCGACATTCTCGGTTTCGACGCGCAGTTCCGGGTTTTCTGGAACATCGTAGGGGTCCGAGATCCCGGTGAATTCCTTGATCTTGCCTTCACGTGCCAACTTGTAAAGGCCCTTGCGGTCGCGGCGTTCGCATTCCTCAATGCTGGTTGCGACGTGGACCTCGCAAAAGGCACCGAACTGTTCGATCTCTTCCCGAACGGCGCGGCGTGTCGCGGCATAGGGCGCGATCGGGGCACATATGGCGATGCCGCCGTTCTTGGTGATCTCGCTGGCCACATAGCCGATACGGCGGATGTTCAGGTCGCGGTGCTCTTTCGAGAAACCCAGTTCTGACGACAGGTTCTTACGAACAATGTCGCCATCGAGCAGCGTCACAGGTCGGCCACCCATTTCCATCAACTTGACCATAAGTGCGTTTGCGATGGTGGATTTGCCCGAACCTGAGAAACCTGTGAAGAACACGGTAAAGCCCTGTTGGCTGCGTGGCGGCTTGGTTTTGCGCAGCTCGGCTACCACTTCGGGGAAGCTGAACCACTCGGGGATTTCCAGACCTTCGGCCAGACGGCGGCGCAGCTCGGTGCCCGAGATGTTCAGGATGGTGACGTCATCCTTGTCGAGAATCTCATCATTCGGCTCGTACTGGGCGCGTTCCTGCACATAGACCATGTGCTTGAAGTCGACCATTTCGACGCCGATTTCATCCTGGAACTGGCGGAACAGGTCCTGCGCATCATAGGGGCCATAGAAATCTTCTCCGGCTGAATTCTTGCCGGGGCCGGCATGGTCTCGGCCCACGATGAAATGGGTGCAGCCGTGGTTGGCACGGATCAGGCCGTGCCAGACGGCTTCGCGCGGTCCGGCCATGCGCATGGCCAGGTTCAGCAGGCTCATCGAGGTGGTCGATGCGGGGTATTTGTCGAGAACGGCCTCATAACAGCGCACGCGGGTAAAGTGATCCACGTCGCCCGGCTTGGTCATGCCGACCACCGGGTGGATCAGCAGGTTGGCCTGTGCCTCTTTGGCGGCGCGGAAGGTCAGTTCCTGATGCGCGCGGTGCAGCGGATTGCGGGTCTGGAAGGCAACGATGCGGCGCCAACCCAGCTTGCGGAAATAGGCGCGCAATTCGTTTGGCGTATCCCGACGACCGCGGAAATCATAATGCACTGGTTGTTGGATGCCGACCACGGGTCCGCCCAGGTAGACCTTGCCGGCCACGTTGTGCAGATAGTTGACCGCCGGGTGGGAATCATCATCGGCACCAAAGACCTTCTCTGCCTCGCGCGCCTTGTCC contains:
- a CDS encoding bifunctional sulfate adenylyltransferase/adenylylsulfate kinase, with the protein product MTMLSNLAPISELYVSYDSAQKLKVEAADLTSWDLSPRQICDLELLMNGGFNPLKGFLSEADYDNVVENMRLADGTLWPMPITLDVSEDFADRIELGQDIALRDQEGVILGTMTVTDRWTPDKAREAEKVFGADDDSHPAVNYLHNVAGKVYLGGPVVGIQQPVHYDFRGRRDTPNELRAYFRKLGWRRIVAFQTRNPLHRAHQELTFRAAKEAQANLLIHPVVGMTKPGDVDHFTRVRCYEAVLDKYPASTTSMSLLNLAMRMAGPREAVWHGLIRANHGCTHFIVGRDHAGPGKNSAGEDFYGPYDAQDLFRQFQDEIGVEMVDFKHMVYVQERAQYEPNDEILDKDDVTILNISGTELRRRLAEGLEIPEWFSFPEVVAELRKTKPPRSQQGFTVFFTGFSGSGKSTIANALMVKLMEMGGRPVTLLDGDIVRKNLSSELGFSKEHRDLNIRRIGYVASEITKNGGIAICAPIAPYAATRRAVREEIEQFGAFCEVHVATSIEECERRDRKGLYKLAREGKIKEFTGISDPYDVPENPELRVETENVEVDNCAHQVLLKLESMGLIAAN